A window from Deinococcus malanensis encodes these proteins:
- a CDS encoding YDG/SRA domain-containing protein has product MSTRHFGAIPGVPEGATFASRQELRDAKVHPPTQAGISGSGFEGADSIVLSGGYEDDHDEGDVIVYTGEGGRDPATGKQVAHQELVRGNLALALNHRDGLPLRVTRGSRHRSPFSPLTGYQYSGLYRVEDHWQELGRSGYRIWRFRLVKVEVEESFANESAESGSVIRRATVVQRIIRDTAVARAIKVLYDYQCQICGTRLETSEGPYAEAAHIRPLGSPHDGPDSASNLLCLCPNHHVLFDHGGLAVQDNFDLIGYPGRLQIHGRHQIDLACVQYHRERYSPLIRGRRFHNPTPVCRKAINVATNSPR; this is encoded by the coding sequence CACTTCGGCGCCATTCCAGGGGTCCCGGAAGGCGCCACCTTCGCTTCTCGCCAAGAACTCCGTGATGCCAAAGTTCACCCACCTACGCAAGCAGGTATCAGTGGCTCTGGTTTTGAAGGTGCCGATTCGATCGTCCTCTCCGGCGGCTATGAAGACGATCATGACGAGGGAGACGTCATCGTGTACACCGGCGAAGGGGGTCGCGACCCCGCGACCGGAAAGCAGGTCGCCCATCAAGAACTGGTTCGAGGCAACCTGGCGTTGGCGCTCAACCATCGTGATGGCCTACCTCTTCGGGTGACACGGGGTAGCCGGCACCGCTCTCCGTTTTCTCCATTGACGGGGTACCAATACAGCGGGCTCTACCGTGTAGAAGATCATTGGCAAGAGCTGGGGCGGTCCGGGTATCGCATCTGGCGGTTCCGACTGGTCAAAGTGGAGGTTGAAGAATCTTTCGCAAATGAATCAGCGGAATCTGGTTCAGTGATCCGGAGAGCCACCGTTGTGCAGCGCATTATTCGTGATACCGCGGTTGCCCGGGCTATCAAGGTCCTCTATGACTACCAGTGCCAGATCTGTGGAACGCGATTGGAGACGTCTGAAGGTCCATATGCCGAGGCAGCTCATATTCGGCCTTTAGGAAGTCCGCATGATGGTCCCGATTCGGCCTCAAACTTACTGTGCCTCTGCCCGAACCATCATGTGTTATTCGATCATGGTGGACTCGCCGTACAGGATAATTTTGACCTCATCGGTTATCCAGGCCGTCTACAGATTCATGGTCGTCATCAAATCGATCTTGCCTGTGTGCAATACCACCGAGAACGTTATTCTCCGCTCATCCGGGGGAGAAGGTTCCATAACCCCACCCCCGTTTGCAGAAAGGCAATAAATGTCGCCACGAACTCTCCTCGGTAA